A stretch of Cupriavidus necator DNA encodes these proteins:
- a CDS encoding integration host factor subunit beta — MTKSELVEKLAARFPQLLLRDADISVKTILDAMSEALADGHRIEIRGFGSFGLNKRPPRVGRNPKSGERVLVPEKRVPHFKAGKELRERVDRSQPAPPGANGNGHAAGTAQAVPGKVGQGSAPAAAAGLHEGGLNFVRSS, encoded by the coding sequence ATGACCAAGTCGGAGCTCGTCGAAAAACTGGCTGCCCGCTTCCCCCAGCTGCTGCTGCGGGACGCGGACATCTCGGTCAAAACGATACTCGACGCGATGTCGGAGGCGTTGGCCGATGGCCACCGCATCGAGATTCGCGGATTCGGCAGTTTTGGTCTGAACAAGCGTCCGCCTCGCGTGGGGCGCAATCCCAAGTCCGGCGAGCGTGTGCTGGTGCCCGAAAAACGGGTGCCGCACTTCAAGGCGGGCAAGGAATTGCGCGAACGGGTTGACCGCAGCCAGCCGGCGCCTCCGGGCGCCAATGGCAACGGTCATGCCGCCGGCACGGCCCAGGCCGTGCCGGGCAAGGTAGGCCAGGGCAGCGCTCCCGCCGCAGCGGCGGGATTGCACGAGGGTGGGCTGAATTTTGTCCGCTCTTCCTGA
- the cmk gene encoding (d)CMP kinase, with translation MTIVNVIAIDGPTASGKGTVAHKVADAVGFHLLDSGALYRLVALASDRAGIDLADVDALAKIASRLDVKFGPDRVWLQGEEVSLAIRAEAIGNRASAIAVHQPVRDALTQLQRSFRKLPGLVADGRDMGTVIFPDAPLKVFLTASVEARARRRYKQLIDKGISANIEDLLRDLEARDVRDRTRTAAPLRPAEDAKLLDTSDMTVDQAVAQVLEWFAAVRPDA, from the coding sequence ATGACTATCGTCAACGTCATCGCCATTGACGGGCCGACTGCCTCGGGCAAGGGCACTGTCGCGCACAAGGTTGCGGACGCCGTGGGCTTTCACCTGCTCGACAGCGGCGCCCTGTACCGGCTCGTGGCGCTGGCCAGCGACCGCGCCGGGATTGACCTGGCGGACGTGGACGCGCTTGCAAAGATCGCTTCCCGCCTCGATGTGAAGTTCGGCCCTGACCGCGTCTGGCTGCAAGGCGAGGAAGTCAGCCTGGCAATCCGTGCCGAGGCGATCGGCAACCGGGCCTCGGCCATCGCCGTGCACCAGCCGGTGCGCGATGCGCTGACCCAGCTGCAGCGCAGCTTCCGCAAGCTGCCCGGGCTGGTTGCCGACGGCCGCGACATGGGCACCGTGATCTTCCCGGATGCGCCGCTCAAGGTGTTCCTGACCGCAAGTGTTGAGGCGCGCGCTCGCAGGCGCTATAAACAATTGATTGATAAGGGAATTTCTGCTAATATTGAAGACCTTTTGCGTGACCTTGAAGCGCGCGATGTACGGGATCGCACCCGCACCGCCGCGCCGCTTCGTCCCGCCGAGGATGCAAAGCTGCTGGATACCTCCGATATGACGGTGGACCAGGCAGTGGCGCAGGTGCTGGAGTGGTTTGCCGCTGTGCGGCCCGATGCATGA
- the rpsA gene encoding 30S ribosomal protein S1 yields MSDLQTNESFAALFEESVARSNMKAGEVISAEVVRIDHNFVVVNAGLKSEAFVPVEEFLNDQGELEVQAGDYVSVAIDALENGYGDTILSRDKAKRLASWLNLEKALEDGEIISGTVTGKVKGGLTVMVNGIRAFLPGSLVDVRPIKDTTPYEGKTLEFKVIKLDRKRNNVVLSRRAVVEATLGEERQKLMETLKEGAIVNGIVKNITDYGAFVDLGGIDGLLHITDLAWRRVRHPSEVLSVGQEITAKILKFDQEKNRVSLGVKQLGEDPWVGISRRYPQGTRLFGKVTNLTDYGAFVEIEAGIEGLVHVSEMDWTNKNVAPSKVVQLGDEVEVMVLDIDEDKRRISLGMKQCKANPWDDFSRNHKKGDKLAGQIKSITDFGVFIGLPGGIDGLVHLSDLSWQETGEEAVRKYKKGDEVEAVVLGIDVDKERISLGIKQLSGDPFNNFISANDKGSLVQGTIKAVDAKGAVVQLADDVEGYLRASEISADRVEDARNVLKEGEQITALVVNVDRKSRNINLSIKAKDSAEQQEAMQKFQADTGTAGTTNLGALLKAKLGQDNQ; encoded by the coding sequence ATGTCCGACCTGCAAACTAACGAATCCTTTGCCGCACTGTTCGAGGAATCCGTCGCCCGCTCCAATATGAAGGCTGGCGAAGTGATCTCCGCTGAAGTCGTGCGCATCGACCACAATTTCGTGGTCGTCAATGCCGGCCTCAAGTCCGAGGCATTCGTGCCGGTGGAGGAGTTCCTGAACGACCAGGGCGAACTCGAAGTGCAGGCCGGCGACTACGTCTCCGTGGCCATCGATGCGCTCGAGAACGGCTATGGCGACACCATCCTCTCCCGCGACAAGGCCAAGCGCCTGGCATCGTGGCTGAACCTCGAGAAGGCGCTGGAAGACGGCGAGATCATCTCGGGTACCGTGACCGGCAAGGTCAAGGGCGGCCTGACGGTGATGGTCAACGGCATCCGCGCGTTCCTGCCGGGTTCGCTGGTTGACGTGCGCCCGATCAAGGACACCACCCCGTACGAAGGCAAGACCCTGGAATTCAAGGTCATCAAGCTGGATCGCAAGCGCAACAACGTGGTGCTGTCGCGCCGCGCCGTGGTCGAAGCGACCCTGGGCGAAGAGCGCCAGAAGCTGATGGAAACCCTGAAGGAAGGCGCCATCGTCAACGGTATCGTCAAGAATATCACCGACTACGGCGCGTTCGTGGATCTGGGTGGCATTGACGGCCTGCTGCACATCACCGACCTGGCCTGGCGCCGTGTCCGCCACCCGAGCGAAGTGCTGTCGGTTGGCCAGGAAATCACCGCCAAGATCCTCAAGTTCGACCAGGAAAAGAACCGCGTCTCGCTGGGCGTGAAGCAGCTGGGCGAAGATCCGTGGGTCGGCATCTCGCGTCGCTACCCGCAAGGCACCCGCCTGTTCGGCAAGGTGACCAACCTGACCGACTACGGCGCGTTCGTCGAGATCGAAGCCGGCATCGAAGGCCTGGTGCACGTGTCGGAAATGGACTGGACCAACAAGAACGTTGCCCCGTCCAAGGTTGTCCAGCTGGGCGACGAAGTCGAAGTCATGGTGCTGGATATCGACGAAGACAAGCGTCGTATCAGCCTGGGCATGAAGCAGTGCAAGGCCAATCCGTGGGACGATTTCTCGCGTAACCACAAGAAGGGCGACAAGCTGGCCGGCCAGATCAAGTCGATCACCGACTTCGGCGTGTTCATCGGCCTGCCGGGCGGCATCGACGGCCTGGTGCACCTGTCGGACCTGTCGTGGCAAGAGACTGGCGAAGAAGCCGTTCGCAAGTACAAGAAGGGCGACGAAGTCGAAGCCGTGGTTCTGGGCATCGACGTCGACAAGGAACGCATCTCGCTGGGCATCAAGCAGCTGTCGGGCGATCCGTTCAACAACTTCATCTCGGCCAACGACAAGGGTTCGCTGGTTCAGGGCACCATCAAGGCGGTTGACGCCAAGGGCGCCGTGGTCCAGCTGGCTGACGATGTGGAAGGCTACCTGCGTGCTTCGGAAATCTCCGCTGACCGCGTGGAAGACGCCCGCAACGTGCTGAAGGAAGGCGAGCAGATCACCGCCCTGGTGGTGAACGTCGACCGCAAGTCGCGCAACATCAACCTGTCGATCAAGGCCAAGGACAGCGCAGAGCAGCAAGAAGCGATGCAGAAGTTCCAGGCTGACACTGGCACGGCTGGCACGACCAACCTCGGCGCCCTGCTGAAGGCCAAGCTCGGCCAGGACAACCAGTAA
- the lapB gene encoding lipopolysaccharide assembly protein LapB, translated as MMFETWWLLALPLVFGLGWMAARFDVRQLISEQGALPRSYFKGLNFLLNEQPDKAIDAFIEVARLDPETTELHFALGALFRRRGETERAIRVHQNLATRPDLPEPEREHALFELGEDFLRAGLLDRAEESLRRLMSGPYAASAKRVLLELYEVEKEWQKAIEAARELQTLEQTSYSLQIAQFCCELAQDALQRKRPEDAVKWLNQAVAENPANVRAPILLGDVAAAAGDARAALGHWLGIERQDASFLPLVADRVVKAYASLQEEGAALEWLRGLLKGKLAPEVLDTAYKAELEVNGPEAAARLMREQLRRQPTLLALTKYFEAQAAVVTAGAPSAQPAGADAPAEGAEGADGNGEQAQETTAIRDLLQLRTRNLARYTCRECGFRARLFYWQCPGCNRWETYAPRRSETLG; from the coding sequence ATGATGTTTGAAACCTGGTGGCTGCTGGCGCTGCCACTTGTCTTTGGCCTTGGCTGGATGGCGGCGCGCTTCGATGTGCGCCAGCTGATCAGCGAGCAGGGCGCCTTGCCGCGCTCGTATTTCAAGGGCCTCAACTTCCTGCTCAACGAGCAACCCGACAAGGCCATCGACGCCTTTATCGAGGTCGCGCGGCTGGACCCGGAAACCACCGAGCTGCACTTCGCGCTGGGCGCGCTGTTCCGCCGCCGCGGCGAAACCGAGCGTGCCATCCGCGTGCACCAGAACCTGGCGACCCGCCCCGACCTGCCCGAGCCCGAGCGTGAGCATGCCTTGTTTGAACTGGGCGAGGACTTCCTGCGCGCCGGCCTGCTGGACCGCGCCGAGGAATCGCTGCGCCGGCTGATGTCGGGCCCCTACGCGGCGTCGGCCAAGCGCGTGCTGCTTGAGCTCTATGAAGTGGAAAAGGAGTGGCAGAAGGCGATCGAGGCTGCGCGCGAGCTGCAGACGCTGGAGCAGACCAGCTACAGCCTGCAGATTGCCCAGTTCTGCTGCGAGCTGGCGCAGGACGCGCTGCAGCGCAAGCGCCCCGAAGATGCGGTGAAGTGGCTGAACCAGGCCGTTGCCGAGAATCCTGCCAACGTGCGTGCCCCGATCCTGTTGGGCGACGTGGCCGCGGCGGCGGGCGATGCCCGCGCGGCGCTTGGCCACTGGCTTGGCATCGAACGGCAGGATGCATCCTTTCTGCCGCTGGTGGCGGACCGCGTGGTCAAGGCCTACGCCAGCCTGCAGGAGGAGGGCGCCGCACTGGAATGGCTGCGCGGCCTGCTCAAGGGCAAGCTGGCGCCGGAGGTGCTCGATACCGCCTACAAGGCAGAGCTGGAAGTGAATGGCCCGGAAGCCGCCGCGCGCCTGATGCGCGAACAGCTGCGCCGCCAGCCCACGCTGCTGGCGCTGACCAAGTATTTCGAGGCGCAGGCGGCGGTGGTCACGGCCGGCGCCCCGTCCGCGCAGCCGGCGGGTGCCGATGCCCCGGCAGAGGGTGCCGAGGGCGCCGACGGCAACGGCGAGCAAGCGCAGGAAACCACGGCCATCCGTGACCTGCTGCAGCTGCGCACGCGCAACCTCGCGCGCTACACCTGCCGCGAGTGCGGCTTCCGCGCCCGGCTTTTCTATTGGCAATGCCCGGGATGCAACCGCTGGGAAACCTACGCCCCGCGGCGTTCCGAGACGCTCGGCTGA
- a CDS encoding DUF2061 domain-containing protein — translation MAKTLTFGIMHLGIAFSVTYALTGSLAISGAITFIEPAVNTVAHYFFDRYWEKRERRQAGTARNHAAAQRNHANLAGA, via the coding sequence ATGGCAAAAACCCTGACGTTCGGCATCATGCACCTCGGCATCGCGTTCAGCGTGACGTATGCGCTGACCGGCAGCCTCGCCATCAGCGGTGCCATCACCTTCATCGAGCCGGCCGTCAATACCGTGGCCCACTACTTCTTCGACCGCTACTGGGAGAAGCGCGAGCGCCGCCAAGCCGGGACTGCCCGCAATCATGCCGCGGCGCAGCGCAACCACGCCAACCTGGCCGGCGCCTAG
- a CDS encoding lipopolysaccharide assembly LapA domain-containing protein, with protein sequence MKLFAWIVRIVVFVLLFVLALRNTAEASLQLFFNAVWHAPLILILFAAFVLGAVAALASIAPNLMRQRMELARLRRALADAGAQASASAASPPSPTSAAAAAPRDGKPVPYNVVGPKV encoded by the coding sequence ATGAAACTGTTCGCCTGGATCGTCCGCATCGTCGTATTCGTGCTGCTGTTCGTGCTGGCGCTGCGCAATACCGCCGAAGCCTCGCTGCAGCTGTTCTTCAACGCCGTCTGGCATGCCCCGCTGATCCTGATCCTGTTCGCGGCCTTCGTGCTCGGCGCGGTCGCGGCACTGGCATCGATCGCGCCCAACCTGATGCGCCAGCGCATGGAGCTTGCCCGGCTGCGCCGCGCCCTGGCCGATGCCGGCGCGCAGGCGAGCGCGTCAGCGGCATCGCCGCCGTCGCCAACGTCGGCAGCCGCCGCCGCGCCGCGCGACGGCAAACCTGTTCCCTATAACGTAGTCGGCCCGAAGGTCTGA